A region of Streptomyces sp. R44 DNA encodes the following proteins:
- a CDS encoding sigma-70 family RNA polymerase sigma factor → MSGDGRDDPLGSGGGAETGGLPSRQVPSQGGPGGLSGASSVQSEPLDASVPPQREGKAGGPGARAGAGRGAPAGPGAAGPGAAGPGAAEDLDIGADLYATEAETEPEPEPEPDTVLPPPIELPPSDAELVQLMRDGDDSAYEELFRRHSDAVRRYARTCCRDAHTADDLTAEVFARTLQAVRGGAGPEQAVRAYLMTTVRRVAANWARTQKREHLVEDFAVFAADAARSSEVSDHDTMDLGADVRAMHEAEQSLAMQAFRSLPERWQAVLWHTTVEEESPSEVAPLFGLTANATAVLASRAREGLKQAYLQAHVSQSLTAGGDCARYADRLGAYARGGLRMRAERGLRKHLDECAKCRLAAGELAHVNAGIPALLPVAVIGWFAAGYSLKAAGVVAGGTAAAAGAGAAPAASGSSGGAAASGGAAAEGLGAPAKAGLAAAIAVAAAAGLVWAMAGDPQPVAAPRPTQPVVTPVAPEPAPPAKPSPKPAPPAPAVTSEPPPPPPPPKPSPKPTPKPTPPPKPSPKPTPKPTPKPTQAPAKPKPKPTTPPPAPPSVYQVNELQYGIFGDGTKPEVSLSDSSWMWQRNSLSIGGTPYAHGVSVHAPSSLLIDLNRQCTRYDAVIGVDDLSAQLGVGGVRFSVYADGERLWRSDVVRADDPPVPVHVDISGRSTIRLVVEEHTPFGRAAVADWAESRISCS, encoded by the coding sequence ATGAGCGGTGACGGTCGGGACGATCCGCTGGGCAGCGGCGGCGGCGCGGAGACCGGGGGCCTTCCCTCCCGGCAGGTTCCGAGCCAGGGCGGTCCGGGAGGTCTTTCCGGCGCGTCGTCCGTACAGAGCGAGCCGCTCGACGCGAGTGTGCCGCCGCAGCGTGAGGGCAAGGCCGGCGGGCCGGGTGCCCGGGCCGGAGCCGGCAGGGGGGCGCCCGCAGGACCGGGAGCCGCAGGGCCGGGAGCCGCAGGGCCTGGCGCCGCCGAGGACCTCGACATCGGCGCCGACCTCTACGCGACCGAGGCCGAGACCGAACCCGAGCCCGAGCCCGAGCCCGACACCGTACTCCCGCCGCCGATCGAACTGCCGCCCTCCGACGCCGAGCTCGTCCAGCTCATGCGGGACGGCGACGACTCCGCGTACGAGGAGCTGTTCCGCCGCCACTCCGATGCCGTCCGCCGGTACGCCAGGACCTGCTGCCGGGACGCGCACACCGCCGACGACCTCACCGCCGAGGTCTTCGCCCGCACCCTCCAGGCGGTCCGCGGCGGGGCCGGGCCCGAACAGGCCGTGCGCGCCTACCTCATGACCACCGTCCGGCGGGTCGCCGCGAACTGGGCCAGGACCCAGAAGCGGGAACACCTCGTCGAGGACTTCGCGGTCTTCGCCGCGGACGCCGCCCGCTCCTCCGAGGTCTCCGACCACGACACGATGGACCTCGGCGCGGACGTCCGCGCCATGCACGAGGCCGAGCAGTCCCTCGCCATGCAGGCCTTCCGCTCGCTGCCCGAGCGCTGGCAGGCCGTGCTGTGGCACACCACCGTCGAGGAGGAGTCCCCGAGCGAGGTCGCCCCGCTCTTCGGACTGACCGCCAACGCCACGGCCGTGCTCGCCAGCCGGGCCCGCGAGGGCCTCAAGCAGGCCTACCTCCAGGCGCACGTCAGCCAGTCCCTCACCGCGGGCGGCGACTGCGCCCGCTACGCGGACCGGCTCGGCGCCTACGCGCGCGGCGGGCTGCGGATGCGGGCCGAGCGCGGCCTGCGCAAGCACCTGGACGAATGCGCGAAGTGCCGGCTCGCCGCCGGTGAACTGGCCCATGTGAACGCCGGGATCCCCGCGCTCCTGCCCGTCGCCGTCATCGGCTGGTTCGCCGCCGGGTACTCGCTCAAGGCCGCCGGCGTCGTCGCCGGTGGCACCGCCGCCGCGGCCGGCGCGGGCGCGGCGCCCGCCGCCTCGGGCTCGTCCGGGGGCGCCGCCGCCTCGGGCGGTGCCGCCGCCGAGGGGCTCGGCGCGCCCGCGAAGGCCGGGCTCGCGGCGGCCATAGCGGTCGCCGCGGCCGCCGGCCTCGTCTGGGCGATGGCCGGGGACCCGCAGCCCGTGGCCGCGCCGAGGCCCACGCAGCCGGTCGTCACCCCGGTCGCGCCGGAGCCCGCGCCTCCGGCGAAGCCCTCCCCGAAGCCCGCGCCGCCCGCCCCGGCCGTCACGTCGGAGCCGCCGCCCCCGCCGCCGCCCCCGAAGCCCAGCCCCAAGCCGACGCCGAAGCCCACGCCGCCGCCGAAGCCCAGCCCGAAGCCGACGCCCAAGCCCACCCCGAAGCCGACGCAGGCCCCGGCGAAGCCCAAGCCGAAGCCGACGACCCCGCCGCCCGCGCCGCCGTCCGTCTACCAGGTCAACGAGCTGCAGTACGGGATCTTCGGCGACGGCACCAAGCCCGAGGTGTCCCTCTCGGACAGCAGCTGGATGTGGCAGCGCAACAGCCTGTCCATCGGCGGCACCCCGTACGCGCACGGGGTCAGCGTCCACGCGCCGTCCTCGCTGCTCATCGACCTCAACCGGCAGTGCACCCGTTACGACGCGGTCATCGGCGTCGACGACCTGAGCGCCCAGCTCGGCGTCGGCGGTGTCCGCTTCTCCGTCTACGCGGACGGGGAGCGGCTCTGGCGCTCCGACGTCGTCCGCGCGGACGACCCGCCGGTCCCGGTGCACGTCGACATCTCGGGCCGCTCCACGATCCGGCTCGTGGTGGAGGAGCACACGCCGTTCGGCCGGGCCGCCGTCGCGGACTGGGCGGAGTCCCGGATCAGCTGCTCCTGA
- a CDS encoding TetR/AcrR family transcriptional regulator — MQIQDSGWQSGVATATVDGHVSEARGGMPVVGGRSAPLRVDAQRNLEHVLRAAREVFGELGYGAPMEDVARRARVGVGTVYRRFPSKDVLVRRIAEEETARLTEQARAALGQEEEPWSALSRFLRTSVASGAGRLLPPQVLRVGVDESGAPLDADEATRVPYQRGVAEPGDARVVAPRGVPAEERDDAGASELLEVVGRLVDRAREAGELRTDVTVADVLLVIATAAPALPDAVQQAAASARLLDILLEGLRSR; from the coding sequence ATGCAGATTCAGGATTCAGGCTGGCAGTCGGGCGTCGCGACGGCGACCGTCGACGGGCACGTCTCGGAGGCGCGCGGCGGCATGCCGGTGGTGGGCGGCAGGTCCGCGCCGCTGCGGGTGGACGCCCAGCGCAATCTGGAGCACGTGCTGCGTGCGGCGCGCGAGGTGTTCGGCGAGCTCGGCTACGGGGCTCCGATGGAGGACGTGGCGCGCCGCGCCCGCGTCGGGGTCGGCACCGTCTACCGCCGCTTCCCCAGCAAGGACGTGCTGGTCCGGCGGATAGCCGAGGAGGAGACCGCCCGGCTGACCGAGCAGGCGCGGGCCGCGCTGGGCCAGGAGGAGGAGCCGTGGTCGGCGCTCTCCCGGTTCCTGCGGACCTCGGTGGCCTCGGGTGCGGGCCGTCTCCTGCCGCCGCAGGTGCTGCGGGTGGGCGTGGACGAGTCCGGTGCGCCGCTCGACGCGGACGAGGCGACGCGGGTGCCGTACCAGCGGGGTGTCGCCGAGCCGGGCGACGCGCGCGTGGTCGCGCCGCGCGGTGTGCCGGCCGAGGAGCGGGACGACGCGGGGGCCTCGGAGCTCCTGGAGGTCGTCGGCCGGCTGGTCGACCGGGCGCGTGAGGCGGGTGAGCTGCGGACGGACGTGACCGTGGCGGACGTCCTCCTCGTCATCGCGACCGCCGCCCCGGCTCTGCCGGACGCGGTGCAGCAGGCGGCGGCCTCGGCCCGGCTTCTCGACATCCTTCTCGAGGGGCTGCGCTCCCGGTAA
- a CDS encoding NAD(P)/FAD-dependent oxidoreductase, which yields MTEPARILVVGGGYVGMYTALRLQRQLGAELRAGTAEIVVVTPEPYMTYQPFLPEAAAGSISPRHVVVPLRRVLDRCRIVIGEVQSVDHAKRTATLCTLATEEEGTGAVDMTYHELVIAPGSVSRTLPVPGLLDHGIGFKTVEEAIGLRNHVIEQMDIASSTRDPALRDAALTFVFVGGGYAGVEALAELEDMARYTARYYHNLKPEDLRWVLVEASNRILPEVGEDMGRYAIRELRGRNIDVRLETRLESCEDRVAVLSDGTRLPTRTVVWTAGVKPAPVLAATDLPLNERGRLRCTAQLAVEGVPHAWAAGDAAAVPDVTADEPGKECAPNAQHAVRQAKVLAENIAASLRGQPLKEYAHAYVGSVASLGLHKGVAHVYGRKLKGYPAWFMHRAYHLSRVPTFNRKARVLAEWTLSGLFKREIVSLGSLEHPRAEFELAASPPPGDDDKPQS from the coding sequence GTGACCGAACCTGCGCGCATTCTCGTGGTCGGCGGTGGCTACGTCGGCATGTACACCGCGCTGCGCCTTCAGCGGCAGCTCGGGGCGGAGCTCAGAGCCGGCACCGCCGAGATCGTGGTGGTCACCCCCGAGCCGTACATGACGTACCAGCCGTTCCTGCCGGAGGCCGCGGCCGGCTCCATCTCCCCGCGGCACGTCGTCGTGCCGCTCCGCCGCGTCCTCGACCGCTGCCGCATCGTCATCGGAGAGGTCCAGTCCGTCGACCACGCCAAGCGCACCGCGACCCTCTGCACCCTCGCCACCGAGGAGGAGGGCACCGGCGCCGTCGACATGACGTACCACGAGCTGGTCATCGCGCCCGGCTCCGTCTCCCGCACCCTCCCGGTCCCCGGCCTGCTCGACCACGGCATCGGCTTCAAGACCGTCGAGGAGGCCATCGGCCTGCGCAACCACGTCATCGAGCAGATGGACATCGCCTCCTCCACCCGCGACCCCGCGCTCCGCGACGCCGCCCTCACCTTCGTCTTCGTCGGCGGCGGCTACGCGGGCGTGGAGGCCCTCGCCGAACTGGAGGACATGGCCCGCTACACCGCGCGGTACTACCACAACCTCAAGCCCGAGGACCTGCGCTGGGTCCTCGTCGAGGCCTCGAACCGGATCCTCCCCGAGGTGGGCGAGGACATGGGCCGGTACGCCATCCGCGAGCTGCGCGGCCGGAACATCGACGTGCGCCTGGAGACCCGCCTCGAGTCCTGCGAGGACCGGGTCGCCGTCCTCAGCGACGGCACCCGCCTGCCCACCCGCACCGTCGTCTGGACCGCCGGCGTGAAGCCCGCCCCCGTCCTCGCCGCCACCGACCTGCCGCTGAACGAACGCGGAAGGCTCCGCTGCACCGCCCAGCTCGCCGTCGAGGGCGTCCCGCACGCGTGGGCGGCCGGCGACGCCGCCGCCGTCCCCGACGTCACGGCGGACGAACCCGGCAAGGAGTGCGCGCCCAACGCCCAGCACGCCGTCCGCCAGGCCAAGGTGCTCGCCGAGAACATCGCGGCCTCCCTGCGCGGGCAGCCGCTCAAGGAGTACGCGCACGCGTACGTGGGATCCGTCGCCTCACTCGGCCTCCACAAGGGAGTCGCCCACGTCTACGGACGCAAGCTCAAGGGATATCCGGCCTGGTTCATGCACCGCGCCTACCACCTCAGCCGCGTCCCGACCTTCAACCGCAAGGCGCGCGTCCTCGCCGAATGGACCCTGTCCGGCCTGTTCAAACGGGAGATCGTCTCCCTCGGCTCCCTGGAACACCCCAGGGCCGAATTCGAACTCGCCGCCTCACCACCCCCCGGCGACGACGACAAGCCGCAGTCCTGA
- a CDS encoding SpoIIE family protein phosphatase: MNFTRWSARLPGTQRRAARGTEGSVPAARGEYGPQLEHPDHEAGEASDVPALEDFAVRELLGRLPGLVALVYGPEHRIAYVNDAYAAAFGPRRAGATVADTCPEAEELGLLPLMDQVLRSGKPRTVKSRRTKDGGSYTVTCLPVDSPRLDGGGVLVHAADVTDHAEAAERLRASERRHRETAVTLQRSLLPQELEQPDDLRIAATYQPGVADAAVGGDWYDVITLGAGRTALVIGDVMGRGVRAAAVMGQLRTAVRAYARLDLPPHEVLQLLDGLAAEIDASQIATCVYAIHDPSEGKLVYASAGHLPILVRDEDGTVRRAEDPTGPPLGTGGWLHASGSIALPPGSTAVLYTDGLVERRREDIDEGVAALARALAGASGTPQVVCDRLLRALGVTAEHDDDVAVLVVQHPSRKGADAELFHNAALELLGGVEAAPRARAFASGVLSSWRFPVELRDLGVLATSELVANSLQHGTPPMRLRLRRTDRRLIIEVTDGDDHLPRRRRAETEDEAGRGISIIATIASSWGSRRTPGGGKAVWCEFALPD, encoded by the coding sequence GTGAACTTCACCCGTTGGAGCGCCCGGCTCCCCGGCACGCAGCGCCGCGCGGCGCGGGGGACCGAAGGCTCCGTGCCCGCCGCCCGCGGTGAGTACGGTCCGCAGCTGGAGCACCCTGACCACGAGGCCGGCGAGGCCTCCGACGTCCCCGCCCTGGAGGACTTCGCCGTACGCGAGCTGCTCGGCCGCCTCCCCGGCCTCGTCGCGCTCGTGTACGGCCCGGAGCACCGGATCGCGTACGTGAACGACGCGTACGCCGCCGCCTTCGGCCCGCGCCGCGCCGGCGCCACCGTCGCCGACACCTGCCCGGAGGCCGAGGAGCTCGGCCTGCTGCCCCTCATGGACCAGGTGCTGCGCAGCGGAAAGCCCCGCACGGTGAAGTCCCGCCGCACCAAGGACGGCGGCTCGTACACGGTCACGTGCCTGCCCGTCGACAGCCCGCGCCTCGACGGAGGCGGGGTCCTCGTCCACGCCGCCGACGTCACCGACCACGCCGAGGCCGCCGAGCGGCTCCGCGCCAGCGAGCGCCGGCACCGCGAGACGGCCGTCACCCTCCAGCGCTCCCTGCTCCCGCAGGAACTGGAGCAGCCCGACGACCTGCGGATCGCCGCCACCTACCAGCCCGGCGTCGCGGACGCGGCCGTCGGCGGCGACTGGTACGACGTGATCACCCTCGGGGCCGGCCGCACGGCGCTCGTCATCGGCGACGTGATGGGCCGGGGCGTGCGCGCCGCCGCCGTCATGGGCCAGCTCCGCACCGCCGTCCGGGCCTACGCGCGCCTGGACCTGCCCCCGCACGAGGTCCTCCAGCTCCTCGACGGCCTCGCCGCCGAGATCGACGCCAGCCAGATCGCCACCTGTGTGTACGCGATCCACGACCCCAGCGAGGGCAAGCTGGTGTACGCCTCCGCCGGCCACCTCCCGATCCTCGTACGGGACGAGGACGGCACCGTCCGCCGCGCCGAGGACCCGACGGGCCCGCCGCTCGGCACCGGCGGCTGGCTGCACGCCTCGGGCTCCATCGCCCTGCCGCCCGGCTCCACCGCCGTCCTCTACACCGACGGCCTGGTCGAGCGCCGCCGCGAGGACATCGACGAGGGCGTCGCCGCCCTGGCCCGCGCCCTGGCCGGCGCCAGCGGCACCCCACAGGTGGTCTGCGACCGGCTCCTGCGCGCCCTCGGGGTCACCGCCGAGCACGACGACGACGTCGCCGTCCTGGTCGTCCAGCACCCCTCCCGCAAGGGCGCGGACGCCGAGCTCTTCCACAACGCCGCCCTGGAACTGCTCGGAGGAGTGGAGGCCGCCCCCCGCGCGCGTGCCTTCGCCTCGGGTGTCCTGTCCTCCTGGCGCTTCCCCGTCGAGCTGCGCGACCTGGGCGTCCTCGCCACCAGCGAGCTCGTGGCGAACTCCCTCCAGCACGGCACCCCGCCCATGCGCCTGCGGCTGCGCCGTACCGACCGCCGCCTGATCATCGAGGTCACGGACGGGGACGACCACCTGCCGCGCCGCCGCAGGGCGGAAACGGAGGACGAAGCGGGTCGCGGAATCTCGATCATCGCGACGATCGCCTCGTCCTGGGGAAGCCGCCGCACGCCGGGCGGCGGCAAAGCGGTCTGGTGCGAGTTCGCCCTGCCGGACTGA
- a CDS encoding MFS transporter: MRRIQAGSALSAFGLGFTVPYLYVYVAQVRDLGAATAGIVLAVFAMAALVVLPFSGRAIDRRGPVPVLLVASVVAAVGAVGMGFASSVPAAVGAAALLGAGTAVLQPALATMIVWCSSPSGRTRAFAMQFFLQNLGLGIGGLIGGLLVDTSRPGSFILLFSIEAAMFLVLAAIVGTVRMPGSPALQGARPSEGGKGGGVRALLGHKAMVQLCVLGFVLFFACYGQFESGLAAYGTEAAGIQPSALGMALAANTAVIVVAQFLVLRFVERRKRTRVIAAVGLIWTVAWLIAGYAGLGHGSQAMATAAFVSTYALFGLGEAMLSPTVAPLVADLAPESMVGQYNSAFALVKQLALAVGPAVGGPMGAALHGPYIVTFVLFSLGITFLALRLGKRLTPEQDQPSLALKPSKVIVRHEPVRESETAAA; the protein is encoded by the coding sequence GGACTCGGCTTCACCGTTCCGTACCTCTATGTGTACGTGGCGCAGGTGCGGGATCTGGGCGCTGCGACGGCGGGCATCGTGCTGGCCGTCTTCGCCATGGCCGCACTGGTGGTGCTGCCCTTCAGCGGGCGGGCCATCGACCGGCGCGGGCCGGTGCCCGTGCTGCTGGTGGCCTCGGTCGTCGCCGCCGTGGGCGCGGTGGGGATGGGCTTCGCCTCCAGCGTGCCGGCGGCCGTGGGGGCCGCGGCGCTGCTCGGTGCCGGTACGGCCGTGCTGCAGCCCGCCCTCGCCACGATGATCGTCTGGTGCTCGTCGCCCTCCGGTCGTACGCGGGCGTTCGCGATGCAGTTCTTCCTGCAGAACCTGGGCCTCGGCATCGGTGGTCTGATCGGCGGTCTGCTCGTGGACACGAGCCGGCCGGGCAGCTTCATCCTGCTGTTCTCGATCGAGGCGGCGATGTTCCTGGTGCTCGCCGCGATCGTCGGGACCGTCCGGATGCCGGGCTCGCCCGCGCTCCAGGGCGCCCGTCCGTCCGAGGGCGGGAAGGGCGGCGGTGTCCGCGCGCTGCTCGGGCACAAGGCGATGGTGCAGCTGTGCGTCCTCGGCTTCGTGCTGTTCTTCGCCTGCTACGGGCAGTTCGAGTCGGGTCTCGCGGCGTACGGCACGGAGGCCGCAGGCATCCAGCCGTCGGCTCTCGGGATGGCCCTTGCCGCGAACACGGCGGTCATCGTGGTCGCCCAGTTCCTGGTGCTGCGGTTCGTCGAGCGCCGGAAGCGGACCCGGGTGATCGCGGCCGTGGGTCTGATCTGGACCGTCGCCTGGCTCATCGCCGGGTACGCGGGCCTCGGGCACGGCAGCCAGGCCATGGCGACGGCGGCCTTCGTCTCGACGTACGCCCTCTTCGGGCTCGGTGAGGCGATGCTGTCGCCGACCGTTGCCCCGCTGGTGGCCGATCTGGCGCCGGAGTCGATGGTCGGGCAGTACAACTCGGCCTTCGCCCTGGTGAAGCAGCTGGCGCTGGCCGTCGGTCCGGCCGTGGGCGGGCCCATGGGGGCCGCGCTGCACGGTCCGTACATCGTGACCTTCGTGCTCTTCTCGCTCGGCATCACGTTCCTGGCGCTCCGGCTCGGCAAGCGGCTGACGCCCGAGCAGGACCAGCCTTCATTGGCCCTCAAGCCCTCGAAGGTGATCGTCCGGCACGAGCCGGTGCGCGAGAGCGAGACCGCTGCCGCCTAG